One region of Trichosurus vulpecula isolate mTriVul1 chromosome 1, mTriVul1.pri, whole genome shotgun sequence genomic DNA includes:
- the C1H22orf31 gene encoding uncharacterized protein C22orf31 homolog isoform X2, with amino-acid sequence MHPIYMRRNTGIPTYGLRQSILVNKRLQDCYVDAPTLTNIWTSKTCANPNVATKGSPTSSWEVVKNPLVSSSFSLVKLVLRRQLKDKCCPIPPKLGGEGKARRISKVKTKGTAAVRADLGDEDKNKSPSGKLSGTLDLMGPTGHKSESKESQKEEKGAVNDGAVSPIPSGEIKGTAGKMHGLPLENRSNQHSQDALVIHGLSAEQYTALYHSVVEPMLWNTSGTPKRYSLELGKVIKRRLWEALCSQAMTPSPGAGPGSFQNDPILPGKRTAPKLERNASEPPAASKWLKVE; translated from the exons ATG CACCCTATCTATATGAGGCGGAACACTGGCATTCCAACCTATGGACTTCGGCAGTCTATCCTCGTTAATAAGCGGCTCCAGGACTGTTATGTTGATGCACCCACCCTCACCAACATATGGACTTCCAAAACGTGTGCAAACCCAAATGTAGCTACGAAGGGCAGTCCCACGTCTTCCTGGGAAGTTGTCAAGAACCCCCTAGTTTCGAGCTCCTTCTCTCTGGTTAAGTTAGTCCTCAGGAGGCAGCTGAAGGACAAATGCTGCCCCATACCTCCCAAGTTAGGTGGTGAGGGGAAGGCACGGAGGATTTCAAAGGTCAAGACCAAGGGGACTGCGGCAGTGAGGGCTGACCTAGGGGATGAGGACAAAAACAAGAGCCCTTCTGGGAAGCTGTCTGGCACATTGGATCTGATGGGGCCCACAGGACACAAAAGTGAG agcaaagaaagtcaaaaggaagaaaagggggcagTCAATGATGGGGCTGTTAGCCCAATTCCCTCAGGGGAAATCAAGGGAACAGCTGGGAAAATGCATGGCCTGCCTCTAGAAAACAGAAGCAATCAACATTCCCAGGATGCCCTTGTTATCCATGGGCTCTCTGCTGAGCAATACACGGCCTTGTACCACTCAGTGGTAGAGCCCATGCTGTGGAACACATCGGGGACCCCTAAGAGATACAGTCTGGAGCTGGGGAAGGTCATCAAGCGAAGGCTCTGGGAAGCCCTGTGCAGCCAGGCCATGACTCCCAGCCCTGGAGCAGGCCCTGGAAGCTTCCAGAACGATCCCATCCTGCCCGGGAAGCGCACGGCTCCCAAACTGGAGAGGAATGCCAGTGAACCACCGGCAGCATCCAAGTGGTTGAAGGTAGAGTAA
- the C1H22orf31 gene encoding uncharacterized protein C22orf31 homolog isoform X1 — MKPKLWEHPIYMRRNTGIPTYGLRQSILVNKRLQDCYVDAPTLTNIWTSKTCANPNVATKGSPTSSWEVVKNPLVSSSFSLVKLVLRRQLKDKCCPIPPKLGGEGKARRISKVKTKGTAAVRADLGDEDKNKSPSGKLSGTLDLMGPTGHKSESKESQKEEKGAVNDGAVSPIPSGEIKGTAGKMHGLPLENRSNQHSQDALVIHGLSAEQYTALYHSVVEPMLWNTSGTPKRYSLELGKVIKRRLWEALCSQAMTPSPGAGPGSFQNDPILPGKRTAPKLERNASEPPAASKWLKVE, encoded by the exons ATGAAGCCaaagctctgggag CACCCTATCTATATGAGGCGGAACACTGGCATTCCAACCTATGGACTTCGGCAGTCTATCCTCGTTAATAAGCGGCTCCAGGACTGTTATGTTGATGCACCCACCCTCACCAACATATGGACTTCCAAAACGTGTGCAAACCCAAATGTAGCTACGAAGGGCAGTCCCACGTCTTCCTGGGAAGTTGTCAAGAACCCCCTAGTTTCGAGCTCCTTCTCTCTGGTTAAGTTAGTCCTCAGGAGGCAGCTGAAGGACAAATGCTGCCCCATACCTCCCAAGTTAGGTGGTGAGGGGAAGGCACGGAGGATTTCAAAGGTCAAGACCAAGGGGACTGCGGCAGTGAGGGCTGACCTAGGGGATGAGGACAAAAACAAGAGCCCTTCTGGGAAGCTGTCTGGCACATTGGATCTGATGGGGCCCACAGGACACAAAAGTGAG agcaaagaaagtcaaaaggaagaaaagggggcagTCAATGATGGGGCTGTTAGCCCAATTCCCTCAGGGGAAATCAAGGGAACAGCTGGGAAAATGCATGGCCTGCCTCTAGAAAACAGAAGCAATCAACATTCCCAGGATGCCCTTGTTATCCATGGGCTCTCTGCTGAGCAATACACGGCCTTGTACCACTCAGTGGTAGAGCCCATGCTGTGGAACACATCGGGGACCCCTAAGAGATACAGTCTGGAGCTGGGGAAGGTCATCAAGCGAAGGCTCTGGGAAGCCCTGTGCAGCCAGGCCATGACTCCCAGCCCTGGAGCAGGCCCTGGAAGCTTCCAGAACGATCCCATCCTGCCCGGGAAGCGCACGGCTCCCAAACTGGAGAGGAATGCCAGTGAACCACCGGCAGCATCCAAGTGGTTGAAGGTAGAGTAA
- the C1H22orf31 gene encoding uncharacterized protein C22orf31 homolog isoform X3 has product MRRNTGIPTYGLRQSILVNKRLQDCYVDAPTLTNIWTSKTCANPNVATKGSPTSSWEVVKNPLVSSSFSLVKLVLRRQLKDKCCPIPPKLGGEGKARRISKVKTKGTAAVRADLGDEDKNKSPSGKLSGTLDLMGPTGHKSESKESQKEEKGAVNDGAVSPIPSGEIKGTAGKMHGLPLENRSNQHSQDALVIHGLSAEQYTALYHSVVEPMLWNTSGTPKRYSLELGKVIKRRLWEALCSQAMTPSPGAGPGSFQNDPILPGKRTAPKLERNASEPPAASKWLKVE; this is encoded by the exons ATGAGGCGGAACACTGGCATTCCAACCTATGGACTTCGGCAGTCTATCCTCGTTAATAAGCGGCTCCAGGACTGTTATGTTGATGCACCCACCCTCACCAACATATGGACTTCCAAAACGTGTGCAAACCCAAATGTAGCTACGAAGGGCAGTCCCACGTCTTCCTGGGAAGTTGTCAAGAACCCCCTAGTTTCGAGCTCCTTCTCTCTGGTTAAGTTAGTCCTCAGGAGGCAGCTGAAGGACAAATGCTGCCCCATACCTCCCAAGTTAGGTGGTGAGGGGAAGGCACGGAGGATTTCAAAGGTCAAGACCAAGGGGACTGCGGCAGTGAGGGCTGACCTAGGGGATGAGGACAAAAACAAGAGCCCTTCTGGGAAGCTGTCTGGCACATTGGATCTGATGGGGCCCACAGGACACAAAAGTGAG agcaaagaaagtcaaaaggaagaaaagggggcagTCAATGATGGGGCTGTTAGCCCAATTCCCTCAGGGGAAATCAAGGGAACAGCTGGGAAAATGCATGGCCTGCCTCTAGAAAACAGAAGCAATCAACATTCCCAGGATGCCCTTGTTATCCATGGGCTCTCTGCTGAGCAATACACGGCCTTGTACCACTCAGTGGTAGAGCCCATGCTGTGGAACACATCGGGGACCCCTAAGAGATACAGTCTGGAGCTGGGGAAGGTCATCAAGCGAAGGCTCTGGGAAGCCCTGTGCAGCCAGGCCATGACTCCCAGCCCTGGAGCAGGCCCTGGAAGCTTCCAGAACGATCCCATCCTGCCCGGGAAGCGCACGGCTCCCAAACTGGAGAGGAATGCCAGTGAACCACCGGCAGCATCCAAGTGGTTGAAGGTAGAGTAA
- the ZNRF3 gene encoding E3 ubiquitin-protein ligase ZNRF3, producing the protein MHPLGLCNNNDEEDLYEYGWVGVVKLEQPELDPKPCLTVLGKAKRAVQRGATAVIFDVSENPDAIDQLNQGSEDPLKRPVVYVKGADAVKLMNIVNKQKVARARIQHRPPRQPTEYFDMGIFLAFFVVVSLVCLFLLVKIKLKQRRSQNSMNRLAVQALEKMETRKFKSKSKGTREGSWGALDTLSSSSTSDCAICLEKYIDGEELRVIPCTHRFHKKCVDPWLLQHHTCPHCRHNIIEQKGNPGPGCTEPGNPVRSRQPRVILPVHYPGRVHRTSQIPAYPMRTSMDSQGNPITLLTVDPHGEQSLYAGQAPAYLPSYPPLHLDHALNPHRCGLEHRTYAPAHAFRRSKFSGRGLSKAACLSQYETMYQHYYFQGLSYPEQEAQAPPSLAPQAPSRAFQPSGSLLFPTVVHVTPPSRLESGSTSSFSCYHGHRSVCSGYLADCPGSDSSSSSSGSSGQCRCSSSDSVVDCAEVSNQGVYGSCSTFRSSLSSDYDPFIYRSRSPCRTAEGGSLSRGPAVLLEGAPHEELPAPGRSLHGGDRRPVAASPCGDQLSSCSLEVNYSSHSSLEHRDGSSSTSEGGLEVPPGATWDVRRAWRGPEASVAAPDPSCTCCFEAPRPVLESGTGASCLGPDHLRRTDGVRGGSLPCYFYEENQGGSGGSGSSCYTEDYAVSVRYTLADETLPSCYLGSRELGQRIPIIPEDMDCDVVLPTDCQGTQHYSSWDESPEPAPQPHQGLGEAQEERDLGFQASAFQLPQEEETRAFFSRAILDSPEAAAPTEVAGLGPHPHPPLDRSGRVI; encoded by the exons GCCAAGAGAGCTGTGCAGCGAGGAGCCACTGCAGTCATCTTTGATGTCTCGGAAAATCCCGATGCCATTGACCAG CTGAACCAGGGCTCAGAAGATCCTCTGAAGAGGCCCGTGGTGTACGTGAAAGGGGCCGATGCAGTCAAATTGATGAACATCGTTAATAAGCAGAAGGTGGCACGAGCAAGGATTCAGCATCGACCCCCTCGG CAACCCACTGAATACTTTGACATGGGCATTTTCCTGGCCTTCTTTGTGGTGGTCTCTTTGGTTTGCCTCTTCCTCCTTGTCAAAATCAAGCTGAAGCAAAGACGCAGCCAG AATTCCATGAACAGGCTGGCTGTGCAGGCCCTCGAGAAGATGGAGACTAGGAAGTTCAAGTCAAAGAGTAAAGGCACACGGGAAGGGAGCTGGGGGGCCCTGGACACCCTCAGCAGCAGCTCCACTTCAGACTGCGCCATCTGTTTGGAGAAGTACATTGATGGAGAG GAGCTCCGGGTTATTCCTTGTACTCACCGATTTCACAAGAAATGCGTGGATCCCTGGCTGCTCCAGCATCACACCTGTCCCCATTGCCGTCACAATATAATAG aacaaaagggaaatccAGGCCCTGGGTGCACAGAGCCTGGTAACCCTGTACGGAGCCGGCAGCCGAGGGTCATCTTACCGGTGCATTATCCAGGGCGAGTGCACAGGACCAGCCAGATACCAGCGTATCCCATGCGGACTAGTATGGACTCCCAAGGAAACCCCATCACACTGCTCACTGTTGACCCCCACGGAGAGCAGAGCCTGTATGCAGGCCAGGCCCCGGCCTACCTCCCCAGCTACCCGCCGCTGCACCTGGACCATGCCCTGAACCCCCACCGCTGCGGCTTGGAGCACAGGACTTACGCGCCAGCCCATGCCTTCCGCAGGTCCAAGTTCAGTGGGCGTGGCCTCTCCAAGGCTGCCTGCCTTTCCCAGTATGAGACCATGTACCAGCATTACTACTTCCAGGGCCTCAGCTACCCAGAGCAGGAGGCgcaggcccctcccagcctggCTCCTCAGGCCCCCTCCCGTGCCTTCCAGCCCAGCGGCAGTTTGCTTTTCCCCACCGTGGTGCACGTGACACCACCTTCCCGCCTGGAGAGCGGCAGCACATCCAGCTTTAGCTGCTACCACGGCCACCGCTCCGTGTGCAGCGGCTACCTGGCCGACTGCCCCGGCagcgacagcagcagcagcagcagcggttcCTCTGGCCAGTGCCGCTGCTCCTCCAGTGACTCGGTGGTCGACTGTGCCGAGGTCAGCAACCAGGGCGTCTATGGAAGCTGCTCCACTTTCCGCAGCTCTCTCAGCAGCGACTATGACCCCTTCATTTACCGCAGCCGCAGTCCCTGCCGGACCGCCGAGGGGGGCAGCCTGAGCCGGGGGCCAGCGGTGCTCCTGGAAGGGGCCCCCCACGAGGAGCTCCCAGCGCCCGGCCGCAGCCTCCACGGCGGAGACCGTCGGCCTGTCGCGGCCTCACCCTGCGGGGACCAGCTGTCCAGCTGCAGCCTCGAAGTCAACTACAGCAGCCATTCGTCTCTGGAGCACAGGGATGGGAGCAGCTCTACCTCAGAGGGGGGGCTCGAGGTTCCTCCAGGGGCCACGTGGGATGTCAGGAGGGCCTGGAGGGGCCCAGAGGCCTCCGTGGCGGCTCCTGATCCATCGTGCACATGCTGCTTTGAGGCCCCACGCCCGGTGCTGGAGTCTGGCACAGGAGCCTCCTGTCTGGGCCCAGACCACCTGCGTAGGACAGACGGGGTGAGGGGCGGGAGCTTGCCCTGCTACTTCTATGAAGAGAATCAGGGGGGCTCTGGTGGTAGCGGCAGCAGCTGCTACACTGAGGACTACGCTGTGAGCGTGCGCTACACGCTCGCAGACGAGACCCTGCCGAGCTGCTACCTGGGGTCGCGGGAGCTGGGCCAGCGCATCCCCATCATTCCTGAGGACATGGACTGTGACGTGGTCCTGCCCACAGACTGCCAAGGGACCCAGCACTACAGCTCCTGGGATGAGTCCCCTGAGCCGGCCCCTCAGCCACACCAAGGCCTGGGGGAAGCCCAGGAGGAAAGAGACCTGGGCTTCCAGGCTAGCGCCTTCCAGCTTCCCCAGGAGGAAGAAACCAGGGCCTTCTTCTCTCGTGCCATCCTGGACTCTCCGGAGGCAGCAGCGCCCACGGAGGTTGCAG GCCTGGGACCTCACCCTCACCCACCACTGGACAGAAGTGGCAGAGTTATCTGA